CGCCGAGGCGGCTGGCGAGGCGTTGAACGATGTAGAGCCCGAGCCCGACTCCCGCGGTGGCGAGGTCGCCGCGGTTGCCGCCCTGGCGGAAGGCCTCGAAGATGGCGTCGATCTCGGCCGGCTCGATGCCGACGCCGGTGTCGCTGACGTCGATCTCCAGCTCGTCGCGCCGCCGGTTCCAGCGCGCGTCGACCGTGATCATGCCGCGCCGCGTGTACTTGCACGCGTTCTCGAGCAGATTGCGCAGGATGGTGCGCAGCTTCTCCTCGTCGGTGCGCAGGGTCGGCAGACCGGCCGTGTCGGGCCAGCACACCGCCACCTCCGGCGTGTCCGGGAGGCCGGCGCGCAGCTCGGCCAGCAGATCCGCCAGCTCGAACTCGTCGCAGCGCAGCTCCTCGTACCCGAAGTCGATGCGACTGGCATCGAGCATGCGGCCGATCGCCTGCTGCAGGATACGCCCTGACGCGCGCACCTTGTGCAGGGCGCCGCGCTGCTCGCCGGTCGTCGGGCCGTAGCTGTCGTCGATCAGCAGCTCGGTGTAGCCGAGCAGCGTCGTCAGCGGCGTCCGCAGCTCATGCGACACGGTGGCGAGGAACTCGGTCTTGATCCGCTCCGCCTCCTGCGCCTTGGCGTAGAGGATCTTGAATTCCGCCAGGGTGCGCTGGAGCTGCGCGTTCAGGGCCTCGGCGGAATCGGCGCGCTGTTGCTCACGGCGGGCGCGCTCGACGAGGTGCCCGTAGAAGATGGCGGTGGTAAAGAGGAACGGGATGCGGATCAGCGATGGCGAGGTCCACGGGTCGCCGCCGCCGGTCAGCGAGTGGCCGAACAGGTAGGCGCCGCAGACGACGCAGGCGGCGACCGCGATCAGCCGCAGGTTCTCACCGACCGCCGCCAGGAGGAGAAGGAAGAAGTACAGGACGAAGAAGTCGGCGCTGAACTTGCCGCTGCTCATCAGCGCCGCCGTCACCCACGCGGTGTCGTAGATGATCACCGCGACGGCGAAGCGAGTGGAGTCGGTGAACCGCCGCGGCAACTGGGCGAAGGCGACGTTGGTCGCCAGCGCCAGGGCGATCAATCCGCCGGCGAGCAGGGACGGGGTGGCGAAGTCCTGCTCGACCAGCAGCAGGTACGCCGTGGCGATGATCAGCGTGTAACGGAGCAGCAGGAACGCGTGCAGGCGGGCGCCGGAATCCACGCTGCGAGCCCAAAGCAAGAGCCGGACCCGCGATCGGGCCACCCGTCGTGCGATGTCGCGGGGCGCCTGCCCACCCCGTTCCGTGGCACCTGCAATGCGATTTGACCGGCGACTGACGGTTCTTTGACGCTCAGGCGCTGATCAGGTCGTCGATCTCCCGGTCGCCAACGCAGTCCTCGCAGAAGCTGGAACGCTGGCCCTGGGAGGTGGCCGAGCCGTGGGTGGGCGACCCACACTGCGGACAGAGGAAGGAATACGGATGATGGGGGTCTGTTTCAGTCTGTACGTTCACGCGTGTCACCCTACCCGGATCGGGTTACGGGCCGGTGACGGGCGGGTGATCGTTTCTCGTTCCGATACCTGCGGCGCCGCGGGCGGCGGCTACAGGGTTGGGACCGGGTCCTCGGGGCTGCGCAGCCGATCGAGCGCCCCGCCCCGGCGCCACATGTAGCAGGAGTCGGGCAGGCCACCCATGCCGAGCACCGAATCGGCGGCGGCGGCACGGGCGAGCCAGGATTCCGACATCGCGCCGCAGACCTGGATGAAGGTCGGGGCCAGCATCAGCGCCGCGTCGAGCAGCGGCCGATCGGCGACGGCGCCGAGTTGCTCCATGAGGGCGGCCGAGACGCCGCGGAACACCGTCACGCCGCGCAATCCCGCCACGCGCGGCGTCCGGTCGAGCCATGCGGCAGCGTCCAGCGAATCGGGCCCCCGCCGCCGCTCGCCGGCGGTGACGGCGCCGAAGCGCATGGTCGCGACCTCGATCGGCGCCACCACCCGCACCTCGTGCAGCGAAGCGAAGCGCTGCATCGGCCGCGCGATCGGCGGCGCCGGCGCAAAGGCGAGGTCGGTCAGTTGGGCGACCAGCTCCAGGTCGCCGTCCGCCCGCCGGCTGCCGTCGACCACGATGTCGCGGCGGAACATTCGCTCGCCCGGCCGGTGCCCCGCCGCCACCGCGTGGGCGCCGCCGGGACGGAAGGCCCAGGACACCGCCGCGACCAGCACCTGGCTGATGGTCAGGATGTGCGAACAGCCGCGGGCGCCGCCCTGCACCGCCGACAGGCGGCGCGCGAACGCATCGTCGAGCGCGGCGCCCCGCAATTCGCCGAGCCGCGCCACCGGATCGCGACAGCTCTCGCCTCCGGTCAGCGCCGACGGCTCGAAGGCGACCCGCGGCTGGTGCGCCTGCAGCGCGGTCAGTCGCGGCCCTTCGGGATCGACCAGGGCGTCCACCCACATGTGGTGCACGATGCCGGGTGCGCCCAGGTCGCCGCCCACCGGCACCACCCCGCTCTTGCGCATGTCCAGGAGCGACGCGCGCACCGCGATCCCGCCCGCGCCGGCGGCGGCTTCGACCGCCAGGGCGCGGGTGTGGAGCGGCATCGACATCGGCGCACTCTGCCGTCGGCGGAACGCGCCCGCAAGGCGGGGTGCTGCCTGCCCTTTCACCGCCCCTGCCTGTGACCGGCAGAGGCAGCGCGCCCCGATCGGCCGGCGGTTGCCGCTGGCGTCAGCAACAGCGAGCGGTCCCTCTCCCGGGGGCTCCAGCCGTGGAAGATCGCTGGGCAGCGCCGTCCGACGGCGGAGCCGTCAGACCAGCTCGCCGCGCAGCACCGTGACGGCCTGGCCGAACAGGTGGGCGCGGCCGGGCGTCGGCTCGACGACCACGCGCACCGTGCCACCGCGGCGCGAGACCTGGCGGGCGAGGAGCCCGCGCTTGCCCAGCCGCGGTGCCCAGTACGGCCCGAGGGCGCAGTGGGCGGAGCCGGTCACCGGGTCTTCGTCGATGCCATGCGCCGGCGCGAAGAAGCGCGAGACGATGTCGTACGGCGCCGCGGCGGCCCGCGCCGTAACCGCGACCCCGCACTCCGGCGCGGCGACGGCGAGCGCACGCATGTCCGGCTGTAGCGCCCGCACCGCCGCCTCGGACGCCACCTCGACGACATGACAGGTCCGTGTCGTCGCCGTCGCCACCGGGTCGGCGCCGAGCGCCGCGCACACCGCGTCCGGAACGGCGTCGCCGAGCGGCGGCCGGGCGGGGAAGTCGAGGCCGATCCAGCCGTCGTCGCGCCAGGCGCGCAACTGGCCGCTCGCGGTGTGGAAACACGCCGCCGCGCCGGCGGGCAGCACGCCGCACTCCCACAGCGCGTGCGCGCTGGCGAGGGTGGCGTGGCCGCAGAGCGGCACCTCCACCGTCGGCGTGAACCAGCGCAGCGCGAAGCCGTCGTCGCGCCGCCACAGGAAGGCGGTCTCGGCGAGATTCATCTCGGCGGCCACCGCCTGCAACCAGGCGTCGTCGCGCGGCGGATCGAGCAGGCAGACGGCGGCGGGGTTGCCGGCGTAGGGCTCGGCAGTGAAAGCGTCGACCTGGATGATGCGCAACGTCATGCCGTCGCTCTCGCCCGCGCGGCGGTCGCCCGCAAGGCGTTTTGCGCCGCGGCGATTCGACGAATATAGAAGCCGCATGGCCACAGATCCGAGCGATGCCAGCATCGAGAAGATGCGGCGCTTCGTCGCCAGCTACTGCGCCAAGTCGGGCACCATCACGCACCCGGATCCGGAGGTGACGGAGGCGGTGGTGAAGGGCCTGGCGCACCACAGCGAGACGCTCGGGCGCCCGCTCTGCCCCTGCCGCTTCTATCCCGACAAGCGCGCCGAGGCGCAGCATCGCACCTGGATCTGCGCCTGCGACGACATGCAGATCTACAAGTACTGCCACTGCCTGTTGTTCGTCACCGACGCAGGGCTGCCGATCACCGAGCACCTGCCCGAGGATCACGAGGGCCGGCGGATGTACGGGCACGTCGCCGATCCGACGCCGGACAAGGGCCGCCCCCTGCGCGACAAGGCCGCGGAGCGCGAGCGCGAGCGCCGCGAGCGCCCCTGCTGATGGACCCCGGGCTCCGCCTGACGCCCGGCGAGGCGCGGCTCCTCGGGGTGCTGGTCGAAAAGGCCCTGACGACACCGGAGCAGTACCCACTGTCGCTCAACGCGGCGACGCTGGGCGCCAACCAGAAGAGCAACCGCTTTCCCATCCTCTCGCTGTCCGAGGACGAGGTCGGCGAGGCGCTCGACGGTCTGATCGACAAGCAGTTGGCGCGCAAGGTGTTCCCGGGCAACAGCCGGGTGGACAAATATGCCCACACCGGAACCTCGGCGCTGAAGATCGAGATCGGTCAGCTCGCCGTGCTCGCCGAGCTGCTGATGCGCGGGCCGCAGACCCACAACGAGCTGCGGACACGGGTCGGCCGCATGATTCCCATCGCCTCGCCGGCGGCGCTCGATGCCCTGCTCCTGCCGCTGGAGTCGCGCGGCCTGGTCGAGCGCATCCCGGCCGGCCACGGCAGCCGCGTCGAGCGGCACGCGCAGTGCCTGTGCCCCGGTCTGCACGCCCTCGATGCCGCGGCCCCCACCAGCGTGGCGGCCGAGGGCGCGCCGGAGGAGGTTCACGCGCCGACCCGCGCCGCGCTCGGCGACCGCATCGCGGCGCTGGAGGCCAGCGTCGAACGGCTGCAGCGTCAGTTGCGCGGCCTGGCGGACAAGCTGGGGGAGCCGCTGGAGGACTGAGCCGGCGCGGCCGCGCCGGTCGCCAACGCCTCGCGCACAGCCGCGGACGGGCGACCGCGGCGGGCCGGCCCCGAGCGCCCCCTTTTCCCCTTCCGCCCCCCCCGATATGGTGCGGGGCTGTCGTGCCGGACGTCGAGACCACACCACCCCACTTGGAA
This is a stretch of genomic DNA from bacterium. It encodes these proteins:
- a CDS encoding PhzF family phenazine biosynthesis protein gives rise to the protein MTLRIIQVDAFTAEPYAGNPAAVCLLDPPRDDAWLQAVAAEMNLAETAFLWRRDDGFALRWFTPTVEVPLCGHATLASAHALWECGVLPAGAAACFHTASGQLRAWRDDGWIGLDFPARPPLGDAVPDAVCAALGADPVATATTRTCHVVEVASEAAVRALQPDMRALAVAAPECGVAVTARAAAAPYDIVSRFFAPAHGIDEDPVTGSAHCALGPYWAPRLGKRGLLARQVSRRGGTVRVVVEPTPGRAHLFGQAVTVLRGELV
- a CDS encoding DUF480 domain-containing protein; amino-acid sequence: MDPGLRLTPGEARLLGVLVEKALTTPEQYPLSLNAATLGANQKSNRFPILSLSEDEVGEALDGLIDKQLARKVFPGNSRVDKYAHTGTSALKIEIGQLAVLAELLMRGPQTHNELRTRVGRMIPIASPAALDALLLPLESRGLVERIPAGHGSRVERHAQCLCPGLHALDAAAPTSVAAEGAPEEVHAPTRAALGDRIAALEASVERLQRQLRGLADKLGEPLED
- a CDS encoding ferredoxin:thioredoxin reductase, producing the protein MATDPSDASIEKMRRFVASYCAKSGTITHPDPEVTEAVVKGLAHHSETLGRPLCPCRFYPDKRAEAQHRTWICACDDMQIYKYCHCLLFVTDAGLPITEHLPEDHEGRRMYGHVADPTPDKGRPLRDKAAERERERRERPC
- a CDS encoding HAMP domain-containing histidine kinase, translated to MDSGARLHAFLLLRYTLIIATAYLLLVEQDFATPSLLAGGLIALALATNVAFAQLPRRFTDSTRFAVAVIIYDTAWVTAALMSSGKFSADFFVLYFFLLLLAAVGENLRLIAVAACVVCGAYLFGHSLTGGGDPWTSPSLIRIPFLFTTAIFYGHLVERARREQQRADSAEALNAQLQRTLAEFKILYAKAQEAERIKTEFLATVSHELRTPLTTLLGYTELLIDDSYGPTTGEQRGALHKVRASGRILQQAIGRMLDASRIDFGYEELRCDEFELADLLAELRAGLPDTPEVAVCWPDTAGLPTLRTDEEKLRTILRNLLENACKYTRRGMITVDARWNRRRDELEIDVSDTGVGIEPAEIDAIFEAFRQGGNRGDLATAGVGLGLYIVQRLASRLGGEVQVCSTPGYGSTFTVTIPRLLHRGAAVAAGEPISLAG
- a CDS encoding DUF2889 domain-containing protein; its protein translation is MSMPLHTRALAVEAAAGAGGIAVRASLLDMRKSGVVPVGGDLGAPGIVHHMWVDALVDPEGPRLTALQAHQPRVAFEPSALTGGESCRDPVARLGELRGAALDDAFARRLSAVQGGARGCSHILTISQVLVAAVSWAFRPGGAHAVAAGHRPGERMFRRDIVVDGSRRADGDLELVAQLTDLAFAPAPPIARPMQRFASLHEVRVVAPIEVATMRFGAVTAGERRRGPDSLDAAAWLDRTPRVAGLRGVTVFRGVSAALMEQLGAVADRPLLDAALMLAPTFIQVCGAMSESWLARAAAADSVLGMGGLPDSCYMWRRGGALDRLRSPEDPVPTL